A genomic stretch from Desulfohalobium retbaense DSM 5692 includes:
- a CDS encoding HD domain-containing phosphohydrolase yields the protein MGKETAIKTKTLKLGIFLLLLVLLGAIVFIQWSTAEKEASLEQELETRLEILGKGRVEVISTWLSGLERQGDRVVRSEVFQLYAAEADAIEEDISRLVGGAPLQSGSDGLQQLAAQLPMMETLLKEFVEYSGFLAGRVVHRSGKAYVSTQSSIAPLTGNQKDLVTQCLEKKRGVFAPLRFTASGLVLDMALPIFPPQQHNRFAESKPVAALLLNRAVTDKISEILAGIPYTDQGHQTRLVQTNNGVHQEIVPWLPDRLRPIPSLPAAENREEIPFAVRQEIENGKRVYSLGVKVPEPGWWIIQEQDYRVARADLHSYRRTAIFMTILGALLLGTAFGAVWWRLSFAESERIRAWFRDLNSQLERQRSLLKSIYETAPDFIALKSAQGTYEYVNPAMAGALGRDADQVVGQDDVALFGYDTGKRLERSDHNVYAHGQDVSVIEQVYLQSQAHTLQFSKAPHRDSQGNIVGIVSIAKDITAMVAAQERHERLVRKTVEALVRTVEMSDPYLAGHSRLMGALAVALGDYMEVSSSDRTAMEMAANLSQIGKLFIDESILTKTGTLTDEEREIMQQHVEHAERILCGIDFEMPVLDLLAQMNEHLDGSGYPSGKMAEEISLPARILAVANAFCAMIRPRAYRPAMQVGQALAVLEQHAGTIYDGRVLENLRLVLNTRQGERLLEQAKQDTYRAECGI from the coding sequence GTGGCTGAGCGGGTTGGAGCGACAGGGAGATCGAGTGGTCCGTTCGGAAGTCTTCCAATTGTACGCAGCCGAAGCCGATGCCATTGAAGAGGATATTTCCCGCCTGGTCGGGGGGGCTCCACTGCAAAGTGGCAGCGATGGGCTGCAGCAATTGGCGGCCCAATTGCCGATGATGGAGACGCTACTTAAGGAATTCGTGGAGTATTCCGGTTTTCTGGCCGGACGCGTGGTCCACCGCAGCGGCAAAGCCTATGTCTCAACGCAATCTTCCATAGCTCCCCTGACTGGAAATCAAAAGGATCTGGTGACGCAGTGTCTGGAGAAAAAGCGGGGGGTGTTCGCTCCTCTGCGATTTACAGCCAGCGGCCTTGTTCTGGATATGGCCCTGCCCATTTTTCCGCCGCAACAACACAACCGGTTTGCCGAAAGCAAGCCGGTGGCGGCGTTATTGCTCAATCGTGCGGTAACGGACAAGATTTCCGAAATTCTGGCTGGAATTCCCTACACGGATCAGGGGCATCAGACGCGACTTGTCCAGACAAACAACGGTGTCCACCAGGAGATTGTTCCCTGGTTGCCCGACAGGCTGCGCCCTATTCCCTCCTTGCCCGCGGCTGAAAATCGTGAAGAGATTCCCTTTGCCGTGCGTCAGGAAATCGAAAACGGCAAACGGGTCTATTCTTTGGGTGTCAAAGTACCGGAACCGGGGTGGTGGATCATCCAGGAGCAGGATTACCGTGTCGCCCGCGCCGACCTGCACTCCTATCGGCGGACAGCCATTTTTATGACTATTCTGGGGGCCCTGCTTTTGGGCACGGCGTTTGGCGCGGTCTGGTGGCGTTTGAGCTTTGCCGAAAGTGAACGCATCCGAGCCTGGTTTCGAGATCTCAACAGCCAGTTAGAGCGTCAGCGGTCGCTTTTGAAAAGTATTTATGAAACCGCTCCGGATTTTATTGCTCTGAAAAGCGCCCAGGGAACGTATGAATACGTCAATCCGGCCATGGCTGGGGCGTTGGGGCGTGATGCCGATCAGGTGGTCGGTCAGGATGATGTGGCCCTGTTCGGGTATGATACCGGCAAACGTTTGGAACGTTCAGACCACAATGTCTACGCTCATGGGCAGGATGTCAGCGTCATCGAACAGGTCTATCTCCAATCCCAGGCACATACCCTCCAGTTTTCCAAAGCGCCTCACCGCGACAGCCAGGGGAATATCGTCGGTATTGTCTCCATCGCCAAGGATATCACTGCCATGGTGGCTGCTCAGGAGCGCCATGAGCGATTGGTGCGCAAAACCGTTGAAGCCCTGGTCCGGACCGTGGAGATGAGTGACCCCTATCTGGCGGGCCACTCCCGATTGATGGGTGCATTGGCCGTCGCTCTGGGAGATTATATGGAGGTTTCCTCTTCTGATCGGACGGCAATGGAAATGGCGGCGAATCTTTCTCAGATCGGGAAGTTGTTCATCGACGAGTCTATTTTGACCAAGACCGGGACCTTGACCGACGAGGAGCGTGAGATCATGCAGCAGCATGTCGAACATGCTGAGCGCATCCTGTGTGGGATCGATTTCGAGATGCCGGTTCTGGACCTGCTCGCCCAAATGAACGAGCATCTGGACGGCAGCGGCTACCCATCCGGGAAGATGGCAGAGGAGATTTCCTTGCCAGCCAGAATACTGGCGGTTGCCAATGCCTTTTGCGCCATGATCCGTCCCAGAGCTTACCGCCCGGCCATGCAGGTCGGCCAAGCCTTGGCTGTTTTAGAACAGCATGCCGGAACCATATACGACGGCAGAGTCTTGGAGAACTTACGGCTTGTGTTGAACACGCGTCAGGGGGAGAGGCTGCTGGAACAGGCGAAACAGGATACGTATCGCGCGGAATGCGGGATTTGA
- a CDS encoding sigma-54 dependent transcriptional regulator, translating into MNIPSSQHTLIITDNHAEGDRLKEVLRQLLPGTITIMPLSTPHYRVLREQNPDLLLVALQQENPSGLRHLHRFHTEKENSLSIAIVPEGDRELTIEAMHSGAQAHIASPLHPEEVELVVSRVMPRTHLVSKSEIPAPKLRESDGFHGIVGNTTVMRELFDLIDRIGEEGESTILLQGESGVGKELVAQALHACSPRAGHNFVPVNCAAIPDSLLESELFGYEKGAFTGATQAKKGRFQHANGGTLFLDEIGEMRPELQAKLLRVLQEKEFEPVGGMKPVQADVRVIAATNINLELAVNEGRFRTDLYYRLNVVPLEIPPLRDRVEDIPLLLDKFTRLFNRGKQSQPKRFSANALKALQEYPWPGNVRELKNIVQRLCVLHRKAVVRVQDLPPQIVSDPELLHTPEEEEEEALSAAVQDLPDMPDMEEETDFNTRVSEFEDRLILQALIATNGNKKQAAEKLNLKRTTLLEKIKKKQLDKVFNSLQKKQA; encoded by the coding sequence ATGAATATACCCTCCTCCCAGCACACTCTAATCATTACCGACAACCACGCCGAAGGGGATCGGCTCAAAGAAGTATTGCGTCAGCTCTTACCCGGAACAATCACCATAATGCCTCTATCCACGCCGCACTACAGGGTGTTGCGCGAACAAAATCCAGACTTGCTGCTTGTCGCCCTCCAGCAGGAAAACCCCTCCGGCTTAAGACATCTGCATCGCTTCCACACGGAAAAAGAGAATAGCCTGTCTATTGCCATCGTGCCTGAAGGAGATCGTGAACTAACGATTGAAGCCATGCATTCCGGGGCTCAGGCCCATATAGCTTCGCCTCTGCATCCGGAAGAGGTCGAGCTCGTCGTTTCTCGAGTAATGCCCCGCACTCATCTCGTCAGCAAATCAGAAATACCGGCCCCAAAGCTCCGAGAAAGTGATGGTTTCCACGGCATAGTCGGCAACACCACCGTCATGCGTGAACTTTTTGACCTCATCGATCGCATCGGCGAGGAAGGGGAGAGCACGATCCTGCTGCAAGGGGAAAGTGGGGTCGGTAAAGAATTGGTCGCTCAGGCGCTGCACGCCTGCAGTCCACGCGCCGGGCACAATTTTGTCCCCGTCAATTGCGCGGCCATTCCGGACAGCCTTCTGGAAAGCGAACTCTTCGGCTATGAGAAAGGCGCTTTCACTGGCGCGACCCAGGCGAAGAAAGGACGCTTCCAACACGCAAACGGCGGGACTCTGTTTCTCGATGAAATCGGAGAAATGCGGCCGGAGTTGCAGGCCAAGCTTCTGCGGGTCCTGCAGGAAAAAGAATTCGAACCTGTCGGCGGCATGAAGCCGGTCCAGGCTGATGTGCGCGTCATTGCCGCCACGAATATCAACCTTGAACTGGCAGTCAACGAAGGCCGGTTCCGCACCGATCTCTACTACCGGCTCAATGTGGTACCCTTAGAAATACCGCCGCTCAGGGATCGGGTTGAAGACATACCGCTTCTGCTCGACAAATTCACCCGGCTGTTCAACAGGGGCAAGCAATCACAACCGAAGCGGTTTTCGGCCAATGCGCTCAAGGCGCTTCAGGAGTATCCATGGCCGGGTAATGTCCGGGAACTCAAAAATATCGTCCAGCGCTTGTGTGTCCTGCACCGCAAAGCAGTGGTCAGGGTCCAGGACCTCCCGCCCCAAATCGTCTCCGATCCGGAACTGCTTCATACCCCCGAGGAGGAGGAGGAAGAGGCCCTTTCCGCGGCTGTGCAAGATCTTCCGGACATGCCGGATATGGAAGAGGAAACCGATTTCAATACCCGGGTCAGCGAATTTGAAGACCGCCTTATCCTGCAAGCGCTGATCGCCACCAATGGGAACAAAAAACAAGCAGCGGAAAAATTGAATCTCAAACGCACGACCCTTCTTGAAAAAATCAAGAAGAAACAGCTTGATAAAGTCTTCAACTCCCTGCAGAAAAAGCAGGCCTGA